In Apium graveolens cultivar Ventura chromosome 10, ASM990537v1, whole genome shotgun sequence, the following are encoded in one genomic region:
- the LOC141691061 gene encoding uncharacterized protein LOC141691061, translating to MFGVLAFLCAVSPMIQSMTDYCNHVYKPGTWTEKVSDMELRDYIVPNMTTLLLVGPEGSGKSSLVNRISKVFDDDKFSPERAQVSYNCNDGDGTYLLQQNMIIRDLSSFCLYDSRSLFDNESENHNMLKQWMTEGVRHGELVTRNSDGPNLRNKLECNSQQNLHCSSKPGMVNFVVFVVSGLSVLNCMDNGDEADKGYNKMIATMFKCPFLSFKNIIVA from the exons ATGTTTGGCGTACTTGCATTTTTATGCGCGGTTTCGCCTATGATCCAGTCAATGACAGATTATTGTAATCACGTATACAAACCTGGAACATGGACTGAGAAGGTGAGTGACATGGAACTGAGGGATTATATTGTCCCAAATATGACTACACTTTTACTTGTTGGTCCAGAAGGATCCGGAAAAAGCAGTCTTGTTAATAGAATTTCGAAGGTATTTGATGATGATAAGTTTTCTCCAGAAAGGGCACAAGTATCGT ATAATTGTAATGATGGAGACGGAACCTACCTCCTTCAGCAGAATATGATCATAAGAGATTTATCTTCTTTTTGCTTATATGACTCACGCAGTTTGTTTGATAATGAATCTGAAAACCACAACATGCTAAAGCAATGGATGACTGAGGGTGTCCGTCATGGAGAACTTGTTACCAG GAATTCTGATGGTCCAAATTTGAGGAACAAATTGGAGTGTAATTCTCAACAAAATCTGCATTGCTCCAGCAAGCCCGGGATGGTAAATTTTGTCGTATTTGTAGTTAGTGGGCTTTCAGTTCTTAATTGTATGGACAATGGCGATGAAGCTGATAAGGGGTATAACAAGATGATTGCCACAATGTTCAAGTGTCCATTCTTATCCTTTAAAA ATATTATTGTTGCGTGA
- the LOC141693081 gene encoding uncharacterized protein LOC141693081 isoform X2, translating into MGGGTISPPLSSSSDSILADEDSLLEQEFQDSPFELSALPREDSSLKGGDGSASVENGLQLKRLDAVGSQVSSDSLYSTTNRKQARSAYSEVLKSYDELQCRTKSLEEAKQRILRYKPGTWTEKVGGMELKDYFVPKTASLLLVGPERSGKSSLINRISRVFDDDKLSPERAQVSYNCNDGDGTYFLQETMVIKGLSSFCLYDTRSLSDNESENTKTLKGWMTEGVCHGELVMRNSDGPDLRNKLKCKSHENRHRSYMIRKVNFVIFVVSGLSVLNAMDSGDEVDDGYNNMIATMFNCPFLSFKDDKPVLVVTHGDLLSLPDRARVRVHLGELLGIPPKKQIFDIPEDCDPATDLTIIDLLRYSLEHADKNYPAKGWILGKICKVWQPGSLIMVLILGMTIISALVHNAYVSNGHKLHIPQTDAPFGIIANNTPKADGPGLDTVYTPKADALHVSHTNAPIDRSADNFPAQSDNPSVTKTKHECKTKSSRLLQEETTACPSTADVPTEGSPTGRDFPAQADNPSGMNTKHESRTKPSHLLQKETTVYLTTADVPTNRNTGGNADNFPRARNPSGMKTKHERKTKSSRSIQKVTTVYPSQAVPASFPESFGPLDWGKTRHLWLGEEYD; encoded by the exons ATGGGTGGTGGCACCATCTCCCCTcctctttcttcttcttcag ATTCTATACTTGCAGATGAAGATTCTTTGTTGGAACAAGAATTTCAAGACTCCCCTTTTGAATTATCTGCTCTACCTAG AGAGGATTCAAGTTTGAAGGGAGGTGATGGTTCAGCGAGTGTAGAAAATGGTTTGCAGCTTAAGAGACTTGATGCTGTGGGTAGTCAAGTGTCTAGTGATTCTTTGTACTCTACAACTAATCGAAAACAGGCACGTTCCGCTTATAGTGAAGTTTTGAAGAGTTATGATGAATTGCAGTGTCGAACTAAGAGCTTGGAGGAGGCTAAACAAAGAATTTTGAG ATACAAACCCGGAACATGGACAGAGAAGGTGGGTGGCATGGAATTGAAGGATTATTTTGTCCCAAAGACGGCTTCACTTTTACTGGTTGGTCCAGAAAGATCCGGAAAAAGCAGTCTTATCAATAGAATTTCAAGAGTATTTGATGATGATAAGCTTTCACCAGAAAGGGCTCAAGTATCAT ATAATTGTAATGATGGAGATGGAACCTACTTCCTTCAGGAGACCATGGTCATAAAAGGTTTATCTTCTTTTTGCTTATATGACACACGCAGCTTGTCTGATAATGAATCTGAAAACACTAAAACGTTAAAGGGTTGGATGACCGAGGGTGTTTGTCATGGGGAACTTGTTATGAG AAATTCTGATGGTCCAGATTTGAGGAACAAATTAAAGTGTAAATCTCATGAGAATCGGCATCGCTCCTATATGATCAGGAAGGTTAATTTTGTCATATTTGTTGTCAGTGGGCTTTCTGTTCTAAATGCTATGGACAGTGGCGATGAAGTAGATGATGGTTACAACAACATGATTGCTACAATGTTCAATTGTCCATTCTTGTCCTTTAAAG atgataaacctgttcttgtgGTCACACATGGTGATTTACTTTCATTACCTGATCGTGCACGTGTTCGTGTTCATTTGGGAGAACTATTGGGTATACCTCCAAAGAAACAAATATTTGACATCCCAG AGGATTGTGACCCAGCAACTGATTTGACAATTATTGACCTTTTACGCTATTCCCTTGAGCATGCTGATAAGAACTATCCTGCCAAAGGCTGGATTCTCGGCAAG ATTTGTAAGGTATGGCAACCAGGATCGTTGATTATGGTACTTATATTGGGCATGACTATCATCTCAGCACTTGTCCATAATGCTTATGTTTCTAATGGTCATAAGCTACATATTCCCCAGACAGATGCTCCTTTTGGCATAATTGCAAACAATACCCCTAAAGCAGATGGTCCTGGTTTAGACACGGTGTATACTCCTAAAGCAGATGCATTACATGTCTCACATACAAATGCTCCTATAGATAGAAGTGCTGACAATTTCCCAGCTCAGTCGGATAATCCTTCTGTTACGAAAACAAAGCATGAATGCAAAACAAAATCATCGCGGTTACTTCAAGAAGAAACTACAGCATGTCCAAGCACAGCTGATGTCCCTACAGAAGGTTCTCCTACTGGTAGAGATTTCCCAGCTCAAGCAGATAATCCTTCTGGTATGAACACAAAGCATGAAAGCAGAACAAAACCATCACACTTACTTCAGAAAGAAACTACAGTATATCTGACTACAGCTGATGTCCCTACAAATAGAAATACTGGTGGAAATGCAGATAATTTCCCTCGAGCAAGAAATCCTTCTGGTATGAAGACAAAGCATGAACGCAAAACAAAATCATCACGCTCAATTCAAAAAGTAACTACAGTATATCCTAGCCAAGCAGTACCGGCAAGCTTCCCCGAAAGTTTTGGTCCTTTGGATTGGGGTAAAACTAGACATCTGTGGTTAGGCGAGGAGTATGACTAG
- the LOC141693081 gene encoding uncharacterized protein LOC141693081 isoform X4, which translates to MGGGTISPPLSSSSDSILADEDSLLEQEFQDSPFELSALPREDSSLKGGDGSASVENGLQLKRLDAVGSQVSSDSLYSTTNRKQARSAYSEVLKSYDELQCRTKSLEEAKQRILRYKPGTWTEKVGGMELKDYFVPKTASLLLVGPERSGKSSLINRISRVFDDDKLSPERAQVSYNCNDGDGTYFLQETMVIKGLSSFCLYDTRSLSDNESENTKTLKGWMTEGVCHGELVMSGLSVLNAMDSGDEVDDGYNNMIATMFNCPFLSFKDDKPVLVVTHGDLLSLPDRARVRVHLGELLGIPPKKQIFDIPVAEDCDPATDLTIIDLLRYSLEHADKNYPAKGWILGKICKVWQPGSLIMVLILGMTIISALVHNAYVSNGHKLHIPQTDAPFGIIANNTPKADGPGLDTVYTPKADALHVSHTNAPIDRSADNFPAQSDNPSVTKTKHECKTKSSRLLQEETTACPSTADVPTEGSPTGRDFPAQADNPSGMNTKHESRTKPSHLLQKETTVYLTTADVPTNRNTGGNADNFPRARNPSGMKTKHERKTKSSRSIQKVTTVYPSQAVPASFPESFGPLDWGKTRHLWLGEEYD; encoded by the exons ATGGGTGGTGGCACCATCTCCCCTcctctttcttcttcttcag ATTCTATACTTGCAGATGAAGATTCTTTGTTGGAACAAGAATTTCAAGACTCCCCTTTTGAATTATCTGCTCTACCTAG AGAGGATTCAAGTTTGAAGGGAGGTGATGGTTCAGCGAGTGTAGAAAATGGTTTGCAGCTTAAGAGACTTGATGCTGTGGGTAGTCAAGTGTCTAGTGATTCTTTGTACTCTACAACTAATCGAAAACAGGCACGTTCCGCTTATAGTGAAGTTTTGAAGAGTTATGATGAATTGCAGTGTCGAACTAAGAGCTTGGAGGAGGCTAAACAAAGAATTTTGAG ATACAAACCCGGAACATGGACAGAGAAGGTGGGTGGCATGGAATTGAAGGATTATTTTGTCCCAAAGACGGCTTCACTTTTACTGGTTGGTCCAGAAAGATCCGGAAAAAGCAGTCTTATCAATAGAATTTCAAGAGTATTTGATGATGATAAGCTTTCACCAGAAAGGGCTCAAGTATCAT ATAATTGTAATGATGGAGATGGAACCTACTTCCTTCAGGAGACCATGGTCATAAAAGGTTTATCTTCTTTTTGCTTATATGACACACGCAGCTTGTCTGATAATGAATCTGAAAACACTAAAACGTTAAAGGGTTGGATGACCGAGGGTGTTTGTCATGGGGAACTTGTTATGAG TGGGCTTTCTGTTCTAAATGCTATGGACAGTGGCGATGAAGTAGATGATGGTTACAACAACATGATTGCTACAATGTTCAATTGTCCATTCTTGTCCTTTAAAG atgataaacctgttcttgtgGTCACACATGGTGATTTACTTTCATTACCTGATCGTGCACGTGTTCGTGTTCATTTGGGAGAACTATTGGGTATACCTCCAAAGAAACAAATATTTGACATCCCAG TCGCAGAGGATTGTGACCCAGCAACTGATTTGACAATTATTGACCTTTTACGCTATTCCCTTGAGCATGCTGATAAGAACTATCCTGCCAAAGGCTGGATTCTCGGCAAG ATTTGTAAGGTATGGCAACCAGGATCGTTGATTATGGTACTTATATTGGGCATGACTATCATCTCAGCACTTGTCCATAATGCTTATGTTTCTAATGGTCATAAGCTACATATTCCCCAGACAGATGCTCCTTTTGGCATAATTGCAAACAATACCCCTAAAGCAGATGGTCCTGGTTTAGACACGGTGTATACTCCTAAAGCAGATGCATTACATGTCTCACATACAAATGCTCCTATAGATAGAAGTGCTGACAATTTCCCAGCTCAGTCGGATAATCCTTCTGTTACGAAAACAAAGCATGAATGCAAAACAAAATCATCGCGGTTACTTCAAGAAGAAACTACAGCATGTCCAAGCACAGCTGATGTCCCTACAGAAGGTTCTCCTACTGGTAGAGATTTCCCAGCTCAAGCAGATAATCCTTCTGGTATGAACACAAAGCATGAAAGCAGAACAAAACCATCACACTTACTTCAGAAAGAAACTACAGTATATCTGACTACAGCTGATGTCCCTACAAATAGAAATACTGGTGGAAATGCAGATAATTTCCCTCGAGCAAGAAATCCTTCTGGTATGAAGACAAAGCATGAACGCAAAACAAAATCATCACGCTCAATTCAAAAAGTAACTACAGTATATCCTAGCCAAGCAGTACCGGCAAGCTTCCCCGAAAGTTTTGGTCCTTTGGATTGGGGTAAAACTAGACATCTGTGGTTAGGCGAGGAGTATGACTAG
- the LOC141693081 gene encoding uncharacterized protein LOC141693081 isoform X1 has protein sequence MGGGTISPPLSSSSDSILADEDSLLEQEFQDSPFELSALPREDSSLKGGDGSASVENGLQLKRLDAVGSQVSSDSLYSTTNRKQARSAYSEVLKSYDELQCRTKSLEEAKQRILRYKPGTWTEKVGGMELKDYFVPKTASLLLVGPERSGKSSLINRISRVFDDDKLSPERAQVSYNCNDGDGTYFLQETMVIKGLSSFCLYDTRSLSDNESENTKTLKGWMTEGVCHGELVMRNSDGPDLRNKLKCKSHENRHRSYMIRKVNFVIFVVSGLSVLNAMDSGDEVDDGYNNMIATMFNCPFLSFKDDKPVLVVTHGDLLSLPDRARVRVHLGELLGIPPKKQIFDIPVAEDCDPATDLTIIDLLRYSLEHADKNYPAKGWILGKICKVWQPGSLIMVLILGMTIISALVHNAYVSNGHKLHIPQTDAPFGIIANNTPKADGPGLDTVYTPKADALHVSHTNAPIDRSADNFPAQSDNPSVTKTKHECKTKSSRLLQEETTACPSTADVPTEGSPTGRDFPAQADNPSGMNTKHESRTKPSHLLQKETTVYLTTADVPTNRNTGGNADNFPRARNPSGMKTKHERKTKSSRSIQKVTTVYPSQAVPASFPESFGPLDWGKTRHLWLGEEYD, from the exons ATGGGTGGTGGCACCATCTCCCCTcctctttcttcttcttcag ATTCTATACTTGCAGATGAAGATTCTTTGTTGGAACAAGAATTTCAAGACTCCCCTTTTGAATTATCTGCTCTACCTAG AGAGGATTCAAGTTTGAAGGGAGGTGATGGTTCAGCGAGTGTAGAAAATGGTTTGCAGCTTAAGAGACTTGATGCTGTGGGTAGTCAAGTGTCTAGTGATTCTTTGTACTCTACAACTAATCGAAAACAGGCACGTTCCGCTTATAGTGAAGTTTTGAAGAGTTATGATGAATTGCAGTGTCGAACTAAGAGCTTGGAGGAGGCTAAACAAAGAATTTTGAG ATACAAACCCGGAACATGGACAGAGAAGGTGGGTGGCATGGAATTGAAGGATTATTTTGTCCCAAAGACGGCTTCACTTTTACTGGTTGGTCCAGAAAGATCCGGAAAAAGCAGTCTTATCAATAGAATTTCAAGAGTATTTGATGATGATAAGCTTTCACCAGAAAGGGCTCAAGTATCAT ATAATTGTAATGATGGAGATGGAACCTACTTCCTTCAGGAGACCATGGTCATAAAAGGTTTATCTTCTTTTTGCTTATATGACACACGCAGCTTGTCTGATAATGAATCTGAAAACACTAAAACGTTAAAGGGTTGGATGACCGAGGGTGTTTGTCATGGGGAACTTGTTATGAG AAATTCTGATGGTCCAGATTTGAGGAACAAATTAAAGTGTAAATCTCATGAGAATCGGCATCGCTCCTATATGATCAGGAAGGTTAATTTTGTCATATTTGTTGTCAGTGGGCTTTCTGTTCTAAATGCTATGGACAGTGGCGATGAAGTAGATGATGGTTACAACAACATGATTGCTACAATGTTCAATTGTCCATTCTTGTCCTTTAAAG atgataaacctgttcttgtgGTCACACATGGTGATTTACTTTCATTACCTGATCGTGCACGTGTTCGTGTTCATTTGGGAGAACTATTGGGTATACCTCCAAAGAAACAAATATTTGACATCCCAG TCGCAGAGGATTGTGACCCAGCAACTGATTTGACAATTATTGACCTTTTACGCTATTCCCTTGAGCATGCTGATAAGAACTATCCTGCCAAAGGCTGGATTCTCGGCAAG ATTTGTAAGGTATGGCAACCAGGATCGTTGATTATGGTACTTATATTGGGCATGACTATCATCTCAGCACTTGTCCATAATGCTTATGTTTCTAATGGTCATAAGCTACATATTCCCCAGACAGATGCTCCTTTTGGCATAATTGCAAACAATACCCCTAAAGCAGATGGTCCTGGTTTAGACACGGTGTATACTCCTAAAGCAGATGCATTACATGTCTCACATACAAATGCTCCTATAGATAGAAGTGCTGACAATTTCCCAGCTCAGTCGGATAATCCTTCTGTTACGAAAACAAAGCATGAATGCAAAACAAAATCATCGCGGTTACTTCAAGAAGAAACTACAGCATGTCCAAGCACAGCTGATGTCCCTACAGAAGGTTCTCCTACTGGTAGAGATTTCCCAGCTCAAGCAGATAATCCTTCTGGTATGAACACAAAGCATGAAAGCAGAACAAAACCATCACACTTACTTCAGAAAGAAACTACAGTATATCTGACTACAGCTGATGTCCCTACAAATAGAAATACTGGTGGAAATGCAGATAATTTCCCTCGAGCAAGAAATCCTTCTGGTATGAAGACAAAGCATGAACGCAAAACAAAATCATCACGCTCAATTCAAAAAGTAACTACAGTATATCCTAGCCAAGCAGTACCGGCAAGCTTCCCCGAAAGTTTTGGTCCTTTGGATTGGGGTAAAACTAGACATCTGTGGTTAGGCGAGGAGTATGACTAG
- the LOC141693081 gene encoding uncharacterized protein LOC141693081 isoform X3 — MGGGTISPPLSSSSDEDSLLEQEFQDSPFELSALPREDSSLKGGDGSASVENGLQLKRLDAVGSQVSSDSLYSTTNRKQARSAYSEVLKSYDELQCRTKSLEEAKQRILRYKPGTWTEKVGGMELKDYFVPKTASLLLVGPERSGKSSLINRISRVFDDDKLSPERAQVSYNCNDGDGTYFLQETMVIKGLSSFCLYDTRSLSDNESENTKTLKGWMTEGVCHGELVMRNSDGPDLRNKLKCKSHENRHRSYMIRKVNFVIFVVSGLSVLNAMDSGDEVDDGYNNMIATMFNCPFLSFKDDKPVLVVTHGDLLSLPDRARVRVHLGELLGIPPKKQIFDIPVAEDCDPATDLTIIDLLRYSLEHADKNYPAKGWILGKICKVWQPGSLIMVLILGMTIISALVHNAYVSNGHKLHIPQTDAPFGIIANNTPKADGPGLDTVYTPKADALHVSHTNAPIDRSADNFPAQSDNPSVTKTKHECKTKSSRLLQEETTACPSTADVPTEGSPTGRDFPAQADNPSGMNTKHESRTKPSHLLQKETTVYLTTADVPTNRNTGGNADNFPRARNPSGMKTKHERKTKSSRSIQKVTTVYPSQAVPASFPESFGPLDWGKTRHLWLGEEYD; from the exons ATGGGTGGTGGCACCATCTCCCCTcctctttcttcttcttcag ATGAAGATTCTTTGTTGGAACAAGAATTTCAAGACTCCCCTTTTGAATTATCTGCTCTACCTAG AGAGGATTCAAGTTTGAAGGGAGGTGATGGTTCAGCGAGTGTAGAAAATGGTTTGCAGCTTAAGAGACTTGATGCTGTGGGTAGTCAAGTGTCTAGTGATTCTTTGTACTCTACAACTAATCGAAAACAGGCACGTTCCGCTTATAGTGAAGTTTTGAAGAGTTATGATGAATTGCAGTGTCGAACTAAGAGCTTGGAGGAGGCTAAACAAAGAATTTTGAG ATACAAACCCGGAACATGGACAGAGAAGGTGGGTGGCATGGAATTGAAGGATTATTTTGTCCCAAAGACGGCTTCACTTTTACTGGTTGGTCCAGAAAGATCCGGAAAAAGCAGTCTTATCAATAGAATTTCAAGAGTATTTGATGATGATAAGCTTTCACCAGAAAGGGCTCAAGTATCAT ATAATTGTAATGATGGAGATGGAACCTACTTCCTTCAGGAGACCATGGTCATAAAAGGTTTATCTTCTTTTTGCTTATATGACACACGCAGCTTGTCTGATAATGAATCTGAAAACACTAAAACGTTAAAGGGTTGGATGACCGAGGGTGTTTGTCATGGGGAACTTGTTATGAG AAATTCTGATGGTCCAGATTTGAGGAACAAATTAAAGTGTAAATCTCATGAGAATCGGCATCGCTCCTATATGATCAGGAAGGTTAATTTTGTCATATTTGTTGTCAGTGGGCTTTCTGTTCTAAATGCTATGGACAGTGGCGATGAAGTAGATGATGGTTACAACAACATGATTGCTACAATGTTCAATTGTCCATTCTTGTCCTTTAAAG atgataaacctgttcttgtgGTCACACATGGTGATTTACTTTCATTACCTGATCGTGCACGTGTTCGTGTTCATTTGGGAGAACTATTGGGTATACCTCCAAAGAAACAAATATTTGACATCCCAG TCGCAGAGGATTGTGACCCAGCAACTGATTTGACAATTATTGACCTTTTACGCTATTCCCTTGAGCATGCTGATAAGAACTATCCTGCCAAAGGCTGGATTCTCGGCAAG ATTTGTAAGGTATGGCAACCAGGATCGTTGATTATGGTACTTATATTGGGCATGACTATCATCTCAGCACTTGTCCATAATGCTTATGTTTCTAATGGTCATAAGCTACATATTCCCCAGACAGATGCTCCTTTTGGCATAATTGCAAACAATACCCCTAAAGCAGATGGTCCTGGTTTAGACACGGTGTATACTCCTAAAGCAGATGCATTACATGTCTCACATACAAATGCTCCTATAGATAGAAGTGCTGACAATTTCCCAGCTCAGTCGGATAATCCTTCTGTTACGAAAACAAAGCATGAATGCAAAACAAAATCATCGCGGTTACTTCAAGAAGAAACTACAGCATGTCCAAGCACAGCTGATGTCCCTACAGAAGGTTCTCCTACTGGTAGAGATTTCCCAGCTCAAGCAGATAATCCTTCTGGTATGAACACAAAGCATGAAAGCAGAACAAAACCATCACACTTACTTCAGAAAGAAACTACAGTATATCTGACTACAGCTGATGTCCCTACAAATAGAAATACTGGTGGAAATGCAGATAATTTCCCTCGAGCAAGAAATCCTTCTGGTATGAAGACAAAGCATGAACGCAAAACAAAATCATCACGCTCAATTCAAAAAGTAACTACAGTATATCCTAGCCAAGCAGTACCGGCAAGCTTCCCCGAAAGTTTTGGTCCTTTGGATTGGGGTAAAACTAGACATCTGTGGTTAGGCGAGGAGTATGACTAG
- the LOC141693324 gene encoding chaperone protein dnaJ 20, chloroplastic-like, protein MHCSSVSGNNTIIFHLSPKPHNIQSSSSISFNTLLRNPNFLVKSSKNGSYRSTTKASISTIAPAQSTESFYELLGIPESGSLSDIKKAYKQLARKYHPDVSPPERAEEYTHRFILVQEAYETLADPQTRAVYDNDMSKGLHFSFSARRRVDYHQTTDERGEWKDKWMSQLSELKNIRMNDNNTRESWGSRMRRQHSE, encoded by the exons atgcATTGCAGTAGTGTATCTGGAAACAATACTATTATCTTCCATCTTTCACCAAAACCCCACAACATTCAGTCATCTAGTTCCATTTCTTTCAATACTCTACTCAGAAATCCAAACTTTCTCGTTAAAAGTTCAAAGAACGGATCCTACAGATCAACGACCAAGGCCTCCATTAGTACAATTGCACCAGCTCAAAGTACAGAGAGTTTTTATGAGTTATTAGGTATACCAGAGAGTGGAAGTTTGTCTGATATTAAGAAAGCTTATAAGCAGTTGGCCAGAAAATATCATCCTGACGTTTCTCCGCCAGAGAGAGCGGAGGAGTATACACATCGATTTATTCTTGTACAAGAGGCTTATGAGACTTTAGCTGATCCACAAACAAGAGCTGTATATGATAACGATATGTCTAAGGGTTTGCACTTTTCATTCTCTGCCAGAAGACGAGTTGATTACCATCAG ACAACAGATGAAAGAGGAGAATGGAAGGATAAATGGATGTCTCAACTATCAGAGCTGAAGAATATCAGAATGAATGATAATAATACCAGAGAGTCATGGGGATCTCGAATGCGTAGACAACATAGTGAATAA